In Stenotrophomonas sp. 169, one DNA window encodes the following:
- a CDS encoding acetyl-CoA hydrolase/transferase family protein — protein MSVDRIANARLRDRVVSAEAAAALIQPGETVAMSGFTGSGYPKAVPVELARRIEAVHAQGLPFQISLMTGASTAPELDGALAKADGIAMRMPFQSDPYARNQINEGKLDYIDIHLSHVAQHVWFGFYGDIDTAVIEVSAIREDGSLVPSTSVGNNKTWLDLAKKVIVEVNEWQPAGVDGMHDIYYGTALPPHRKPIPLVHANDRIGETALRCDPDKIVAVVRTNGPDRNSPFSPIDAASEQIAAYLIDFLKHEISKGRLPPNLLPLQSGVGNIPNAVLAGLAKSGFRDLTAFTEVIQDGMLDLLRDGVLSHASCTGFALSPQANETFKEHIDFYRERIIMRTQEISNHPELVRRLGCIGMNGMIEADLYGNVNSTHVMGSRIMNGIGGSGDFARNGFLSAFLSPSTAKNGTISAIVPMVSHVDHTEHDVSVIVTEQGLADLRGLPPRKRAQVVIDRCAHPDFRAQLQDYVDRANRDSYGKHTPHLLPEALSWHQRWLDTGTMKA, from the coding sequence ATGTCTGTAGATCGCATCGCCAACGCGCGTCTCCGTGACCGCGTGGTCTCTGCCGAGGCCGCAGCCGCGCTTATCCAACCCGGTGAAACCGTGGCCATGAGCGGCTTCACCGGCTCCGGCTATCCCAAGGCCGTCCCCGTCGAGCTGGCCCGCCGCATCGAAGCGGTACACGCCCAGGGCCTGCCGTTCCAGATCAGCCTTATGACCGGTGCCTCCACCGCCCCGGAGCTGGACGGCGCACTGGCCAAGGCCGATGGCATCGCCATGCGCATGCCATTCCAGAGTGACCCGTACGCGCGCAACCAGATCAATGAAGGCAAGCTGGATTACATCGACATCCATCTCAGCCATGTGGCCCAGCACGTGTGGTTCGGTTTCTACGGTGACATCGACACGGCCGTGATCGAAGTGTCGGCCATCCGCGAGGACGGATCGCTGGTGCCCTCCACGTCGGTCGGCAACAACAAGACCTGGCTGGACCTGGCGAAGAAGGTGATCGTCGAGGTCAACGAATGGCAGCCGGCGGGCGTGGATGGCATGCATGACATCTACTACGGCACCGCGCTGCCGCCGCATCGCAAACCGATTCCACTGGTGCACGCCAACGACCGCATCGGCGAAACCGCGTTGCGCTGCGACCCGGACAAGATCGTCGCCGTGGTGCGTACCAACGGACCGGACCGCAACAGTCCGTTCAGTCCGATCGATGCGGCCAGCGAACAGATCGCCGCCTACCTGATCGACTTCCTGAAGCACGAGATCAGCAAGGGCCGCCTGCCGCCCAACCTGCTGCCGCTGCAGAGCGGTGTGGGCAACATCCCCAATGCGGTGCTGGCGGGCCTGGCCAAGAGTGGTTTCCGTGACCTCACCGCGTTCACCGAAGTCATCCAGGACGGCATGCTCGACCTGCTGCGCGATGGCGTGCTGAGCCATGCATCGTGCACCGGTTTCGCGCTGAGCCCGCAGGCCAACGAAACGTTCAAAGAGCACATCGATTTCTACCGCGAGCGCATCATCATGCGCACGCAGGAAATATCCAACCATCCCGAACTGGTACGACGGCTGGGCTGCATCGGCATGAACGGCATGATCGAGGCCGACCTGTACGGCAACGTCAACTCCACCCACGTAATGGGCTCGCGCATCATGAACGGCATCGGCGGCTCCGGTGACTTCGCGCGCAACGGCTTCCTGTCGGCGTTCCTCAGCCCGTCCACGGCGAAGAACGGCACCATTTCGGCCATCGTCCCGATGGTCAGCCATGTCGACCACACCGAGCACGATGTATCGGTGATCGTGACCGAACAGGGCCTGGCCGACCTGCGTGGCCTGCCGCCGCGCAAGCGCGCGCAGGTGGTAATCGACCGCTGTGCGCATCCGGATTTCCGTGCGCAGCTGCAGGATTACGTCGACCGTGCCAACCGGGACAGCTACGGCAAGCACACCCCGCACCTGTTGCCGGAAGCACTCAGCTGGCACCAGCGCTGGCTGGATACCGGCACGATGAAGGCGTGA